The Pseudomonas sp. FP2309 genomic sequence TCCAGGGAACGCGGGGCCGAACGGCCAAACACCTGGTCGTAATCCACCGGCGCGTCGGCCAGGGGCAACACGAACAGCGGCGTACCTTGCTCCAGGCCCTTTTGCTGGCCTTCGGTCATGCGACCGGCGCGCATCACAAAGCTCTTGATGCGGCGGTGCTTGGACTCGTCGCCTTCTTCCAGGGTGTTCGGCGTTTCGTTTGATTCAGTCATCAATGGCTCTTACTTGATCAGACCATCCAGCGGCGAAGAGGCGCTGGCGTAGAGTTTTTTCGGCATGCGGCCGGCGAGGTAGGCCAGGCGACCTGCGACGATGGCGTGTTTCATAGCCTCGGCCATCATGACCGGTCTCTGGGCATGGGCGATGGCGGAGTTCATCAGCACAGCGTCACAGCCCAGCTCCATGGCGATGGTCGCGTCGGAGGCCGTGCCCACGCCCGCATCCACCAGCACCGGGATTTTGGCTTCTTCGAGGATGATCTGCAGGTTGTAGGGATTGCAGATACCCAGACCCGAACCGATCAGACCGGCCAGCGGCATCACCGCGATGCAGCCGATTTCGGCCAGTTGGCGGGCGATGATCGGGTCGTCGCTGGTGTAAACCATCACGTCGAAGCCTTCCTTGACCAGGGTTTCAGCGGCCTTGAGGGTTTCGATCACGTTGGGGAACAGGGTTTTCTGGTCGGCCAGCACTTCCAGCTTCACCAGGTTATGCCCATCGAGCAGCTCACGGGCCAGGCGGCAGGTGCGCACGGCTTCGATGGCGTCGTAGCAACCGGCGGTGTTTGGCAAAAAGGTGTAGCGGTCCGGCGACAGCACTTCGAGCAGGTTCGGCTCGCCCTCGATCTGGCCGAGGTTGGTGCGGCGCACGGCGAAGGTCACGATTTCAGCACCGGAGGCTTCAATGGCCAGGCGGGTCTCTTCCATGTCGCGGTACTTGCCGGTGCCGACCAGCAGACGGGACTGGT encodes the following:
- a CDS encoding thiazole synthase is translated as MSIVRSDKPFVLAGRTYQSRLLVGTGKYRDMEETRLAIEASGAEIVTFAVRRTNLGQIEGEPNLLEVLSPDRYTFLPNTAGCYDAIEAVRTCRLARELLDGHNLVKLEVLADQKTLFPNVIETLKAAETLVKEGFDVMVYTSDDPIIARQLAEIGCIAVMPLAGLIGSGLGICNPYNLQIILEEAKIPVLVDAGVGTASDATIAMELGCDAVLMNSAIAHAQRPVMMAEAMKHAIVAGRLAYLAGRMPKKLYASASSPLDGLIK